The genomic segment TCCCGGCGAGACCAAGGCGGGGCTGCTGCGCAATATTGCATCCCACAATTCGTACCATCTGGGCGAAATTGTGCTGCTGCGCCGCTTCTATGGTGCTTGGCCGCCCCCAGGAGGCGGATTTCCGGCGTAACGGATAGAGGCACCCATTTGCAGTTGCTTAGGGCCATAGGGGCAAACGCCATTTTTATTAGCAGCCCTAGCCCGTTATTTAACGACCTCAGTAAATAAGGCAGCGACAGTAGCGGCGAGCTGTTCAGGGGGAAGCTCCAGCTGCAGGCCAATTTTCCCGGCGCTGACGACGATCGTCTCCTGCAGCTCAGCGCTGCTGTCGATAAAGGTAGGATACCGCTTTTTCATGCCAATTGGAGAACAGCCGCCGCGTATGTAGCCCGTCCACTTTTGCAAATCCTTCACTGGAAGCATTTCAAGCTTCTTCTCCCCGGCCGCTTTGGCCGCTTTCTTCATATCCAGCTCAGCCCCAACCGGAATGACAAAAATGTAAAGGCTGTTTCCGCTATGTGTGACCAGCGTTTTGAACACGCGATCCGGCGCTTTTCCAATTTTGCCCGCTACAGCACTGCCGTGGATTTTCCCATCCTCGTTATCATAGGTATGCACCTCATAAGAAATATGGTCGGCATCCAGCATTCGCATAGCATTCGTTTTGGTTACTTGCATGTACGGTCCTCCTCTGTGTAGAAATCGACGTATTTCATAAGCTGGGCAGCTCCTTTAAATTGTGTGACCAGCTTTTCGTTTAAGTTTTGCAGGGCAAGCTGAAACGCCTGATCGATTTTCGAATAGCTTTGCAGCTCGAAGGCTTTTAAGAGCTCCTTCATATTTTCGATATAATAGATCGTTTTTCTTAAGCTGCTAATGACTAAAATTTTTCTTAATTCCACTACGTTGAAAATGCGATAGCCATTTTCTTTATCCCTTTCGGAAACGATTAATCCCTCTTTTTCCCAATGCCTTATTGCGGAGGCGTTCACCCCAGCCATTTCGGCAACTTTGCCAATCGTCATTGCATTCGTCATTTTAACATTTCGATATTTGCTGAAATCAGCATTTTTAATCAGCATAAGAATTTCTTCAACTCTTTGTTTTTCCACTTGGTTGAGGTACAGCTGGTTGTTCACCAGCCAAAGGGCCTGCACCTGATCGCCGTTTTTTATTTTTCGCATGACCTCATAAACGGTTGGTATATCATAGCCTTGCAGCAACGAGCGAATCGTAATAAAAGCTTGAAAATGGATGGGCAAATAAGACCTATGGTTGCCTATCGTTCTCGGTACATCCGGGAGCAAGCCCTGCTCCTCATATCTTCTTAAAGTAGTCGTACTTATGTTCAGCTCATTGGCAATTTGTACAGGGGTAAACGTATTTGTCATGCGCCTGCTCCTCATTAAAGTAAAACCTTCAAGTGCTACGATAACATAAAAATGCCTGCATCGAAATCCTGCCGCTGTCTCATGAATCAAAACCGGAATATTGCATGAATGTTGTATGGTATTCATATAAGCGGATTAGGAGTGAAAACCATGAAAAAAATCGTAACTTTAAATGACGGCTCAAAAATGGAAGCGGGTCTAACCGGGAACCCTTCCGGTAAAGTCATCATGCTGCCGATAGCCAAAAAACCGGTTTATGGCCAGCAGGCTGAAAGCTTGAAAAGATGGGGGGCAGACCCCGAGCTGGGGGAGCATTTTATCGAGGGACTATCCGACCAGTTTCAGGTTTTATATTTTGATTATGAAGGCCATCTTTTTGAAAATCCTCAGCCGGATCAGCTCACGCCTGACCATATGACAAAGGATTTTCTGCTCATAGCCGATGAAATGAAGGTGGATACCTTTAGTTATTATGGCTACTCATGGCTTGCATTAGCTGGCTTGCAACTGGCGATTCGAACAAACAGATTGGAAAGCTTGATGATGGGTGGATTCCCGCCATACGAAGGGCCTTATAAAGAAATGCTGATCGTAACGGAAAAGACTCATGGGCAAGCTTTAAAGAATCCAAGCAGCTCCAAGGCTTCTATATATGAGGAAAATACGGCTCCTGATGCCATCGATTGGGATCATATCCAAATCACTCTCGATCCAAAGCAAACCCAACAATTTGTTACCTTGTATCAAAATTTAATGGATTTTGATGATACGTCCATTCAATATGCGTTGGACTTTCCTAAACTAGCCTTCGCTGGAGAAAAGGATACGATTGTTTACGGCGAAAGCTTCGGCAGTGTAACGGTTGATATGATTGGTATTTTGCAAAAGAATAAACAGCAGCTAGAACAATGGGGCTGGGATGTGGCTATTCTCGAGGGAGGAGGAATGGACCATACCCAAGCGATGCAGCCTAATGCTGTTCTGCCCTTGATTAAACCATGGTTGATGGAGCATTTGTAAATGATCTATCTACCGATCCGGTATAACAAACGACACGGTTGTTCCTTCATTAACGCTGCTTACTATCGACAAGCCCTGGCCGTACAGCTGCTGCAATCGGCGATTCGTATTAGGGATGCCAATGCCAGCTTTTTCACTCAAAGCAGCATTTTGCAATTGTGCGACCATCTCCTGCTCCATTCCCTTGCCATTGTCTTTTACTTCAATAAGGGTGAAGCCCTCCCGGCGAGTGATGGAAAGCTGAATCGTACCTCCTGTATTTCGGCTGAGGAGACCGTGCTTGACGGCATTTTCGATCAGCGGCTGAATAGAGAGCGGGGGCAGCAGCAGGCTAATGCCCGGCTCCACCTCCCATTCAATCGACAACCGATTCCCGAACCGCGTTTTTTCAATATAGAGATAGGCTTCAACGAGCGCGAGCTCATGGGACAGCTCTACCAACTCTCCTGTATTCAGATAATCAAAGCTAATCCGTAAAAAGGACGAGAAAGCCTCACCCAGCTTGCGCATGCTTTGCGTATCTATATCGCTTAATGCCATTAACGAATTAAGGGTGTTGAATAGGAAGTGGGGCTGGATTTGCGCTTGCAAATAGGCGGCCTCCATACGCAGACGCTCATTAATGGATAGCTTTAGCGCTACCAAGGCTCTGATTCGATATTTTAACTCCAGCGCATCTACGGGCTTCGTCACGTAGTCGCTTGCTCCCGCTGAAAATCCGGTGTAAATGTCGGCTTGCTGGCTGCGTGCGGTTAGAAGCAATACGGGCAGCTCCGACATGGAAAACTGCTCTCTTACTTTCTGCGTTAATTCATAGCCGGACATTTGTGGCATCATGACGTCAGCGATAAGCAAATCCCACTGCCGTGTCCCAAGCAATTGCAGCGCTTCCCTGCCGGAACGGGCGGTTGTAAGGGTGTACGGCTCGGTCGAAAGAATGCTTGCGAGAACACTCAGATTGATCGGATCGTCGTCAACGGCAAGAATATGGGCGTACTCTTCCTTAAGCAGCGGCGCAAGGGTGGGGGCAGCCTCCATTTCCCCTGAGAAATGATGCGGGAGCAGGAAGCCGGCGGGCGTCTCCTCCATGATTTCTGGCACTTGTCCAGAAGTTTGCGGGAACTGCGCAAGCGGAAGCTTGGCCTCATCTGCCAAAGGAAGATCAAAGCTGAACACAGAGCCTTTGCCCAATTCGGAGCGCACCGTCAATGCTCCGCCGTGCAGCTCGACAAGCTGCTTGCAAATGCTTAAGCCCAGTCCAATGCCTTGCCCATCGCTTATTCCAAAAGCACCTTGCTCATAAGGGAGAAAAATTTTCTCCTGCGTTTCTTTATCTATACCGAGACCCGTATCGGAAATATGAATAATCGCTTGCTTGTCGCTCATTTCGGCTGAGATGGTAATGCTTCCTTCCTCCGTATACTTGAGGGCATTATGCAGCAGGTTATATAAAATTTGAACGAGCCTTTTCTCATCAGCCAATACCAAGGGCAGCGATTCGGATATATCCATATGCAGGTTGATTGGCTTGTGCTCCTTCATGAATTGCAGCATTGCGATAACGCCGGGTGCAACAGCCTGAATGCTCAGGGGCTCCCGCTGCAAAACAATGCGTTGTTCCTGAAGCCGGGCAACATCGAGAAGATCGCCAAGCAGCTGTGACATTCGCCTGCTGATCGTAATGAGGAGCTGCATATCCTCAAGACTGCTTTTCGCAAGCCTGGTCTTCTCTTTAGTGACAACGTTATAAGCGATATTCATAATACCGTGCAGCGGCGTACGCAGCTCATGAGACGTATTTGCTAAAAACTGGTCTTTAATTTTATCCGCTTTTTGCAGCTGATTGTTCAAATCTTTGTTTTCTCTCGCATTTCGAAAATACTTTTTAAACCAATAGGCCGAAAAACCAATAATGGCAAAAATAATGTCAATAGGATAGTAGACGGTGGTAACATCTCTTGCATTTTCGGCAATGCTCCATAATAAGTTGGAAAGGATGCCTGCTGCGGACAACAGCAAGAAAATGATGTCATTATCTTTATTTTTTTGCAAAATCAGCGTTCCGACTATGTATATAAACCAGGCGAATGAGATGAAATTTATAATATTCAATATATTGAAATGAATAAGTCCATAAGCCATATAGACTGGCGAAATCAGAAAAATGACGGTAAAAACGACAATGGCCGCATTGTGCGTTCGGAACCAGTTTTCTCGCAGAGGAGTCGCGTTGAAGCTTTTGAATAGCAGAAGCAGGAGCACATTTTGCCACAGCAGAGTGATCATTCTAATCTTGAAACTCCAAGTATAGTTGATCGGCAGCCACAATAAGAGTACATTGTCGTGACCTATTAGAATTGTAATGCCTACGGATAACGTTAACAGCGCTGCGATCAACAATGTCTTATCTTGCGGACTGAACAGGTAGAGAATGCAAGCATATGCGCAATGAAGCAGCAGAATAAGAAAAATGAGCATCTGAAACCCTATCGAGTACCAGCGAACATAATCAATCGCGGCCGCAGTCCCGAAGCGAATTGGCGTTAAAATACCGCCCTTATAAGGACTGTCGAAATTGGCTGCATGAATGACCAATTCGATCTCTGTCGCGCCTTCAATGCCATAAGTAGAGGTGAAAGAAGCGCTTTTCGGCGTATATTCATAGGCAGATTCGGCAAGCTTGCCCATGCCCCCATTATCTTTACCGTTAAGCTCAATTTCTGATGCCGCCTGAATGTTTCTAAACCAGAATGAAACAGGAGTCTGAAGCGGATCGATCAAAATGCGAAGTCGATACGTTCCATATCCGTACGAGTTGCTAGAATGATGCGGCAGCGCGCTGCTCCAATCGCCTGGAACGACGACGTAGCTTGCATCGGATTCCGTCTCCAAAAACTCGGTGCCCGTTAAATATTTTTCAGGATAAAACTGCCATTCCCCATTCAAATTAAGCACGGGGGAATTTTCCAAATCGATACCGCGAAGATCAAGTACACCGCCAACGGCATGCGGCTGCTGGTCTGACATGGGAAAAAGGACAGACCATGCCCATCTCATGCTAACTAATACAGCAAAAATTAAAAGCATGATCGTTATATATTTAAAACGTGTGATAGGTTTTGCCTGCAGGACGTTCTTCAATTTTGTCATAAATGAATAAAACCTCTTTTGATCGTTCTCTATTGTTAATCATTTACATTATAGCATAGGATTTAGCCATTCTCTTGTCTGGCTGCTAAGAGAGCAGGTAACGACTAGCAAAAAGCCCTTAGAATAAACACTGGGAACCTGTGAAGGTTTTCCAGTGCTATTCTAAGGGGCGTCTAAAAGGGAGATGTCCTCCTGCGTAATTTCAAGCGTACCTGTGTCATCGAACAGGGGAAGCGTCTCGCCAGCAGCTGCTTGCAGCAGCCGCTCGATAATGCGTGTACCCCATAATTGTTCATTTTGCGACAGCGACGCTGTAATTTGTCCATTCTGAATTGCTTCCTGAATTTCCGGCATCATGCCGAACGTTAGGGAATAGCGGTTTAGACCTTGCGCTTTCCAGACGAGCACCGAGGTGGAGCCGGAGAGGGCATCCATCGATACGAGGGCGTCAAAATGCGGATGGTCGTCGATCATTTTTTCCAGCTGCGCCAGTGCGCGGGTTTCGTTGCCTTCGTTATACAACACATCGAGCACTTGAATGTCGGTCTGCTCATTAATATAGGTCAGCATGCCTTCGAGGCGCTCGCTCAAGCTTTTCATCCGCGTCATGCCGTTCTCGACAATAACCATTCCCCGCCCGCCCAGCAGCTCGGACAGCATATGCCCCATTTGGGCGCCCGCAGCAGCATGATCCGTTCCAATGAAGGCAGCGCGCTTGCTGCTCGGGGAATCGGATTCAAAGCAAATGACCGTAATGCCCGCCTGTACGGCCTTGTTAATGACAGGAACAAGCGCTTCCGCATCAATGGGATCAAGCGCTATGCCGTCAACCTGCGAGGCGATCATCGTCTCCATCATGCGGATTTGCTGCTCCAGATTCGCTTCATCCGGCGCCTTCACCATGAGCTTGACGCCGTGCTGAGCTGCTGCTGCTTTGGCGGATTCCGTCACCGTCTCATAATACGGATGCGCCATCGGATATATAATGCCAAAGGTAGCAGTGTCGGGTGCTGCTGTTGAAGCACTTGAAGCAACAGGGGAAGATGGGGGAGAGCCGCCATCCTGGCTGCTGGATGAGACGATGCGGGCATCTTCCGCCGTCTCATTACGACTATCGCTGCTGCTAGAGTTTCCAGCGGCAGTGCCAGCTGCCTCATGATTTGTACAGCCTGTCAGTAGCAAGGCGAGCACGAGCAGGGCTGCAAGCAAAATAGCGAGCAGGGGCCTTTGCCGAATAGCCGCAAGCCTATGGGCCAGCTTATGGGGAAATAATGATGCCTGAGCTCGCATGGTGATGCACTCCTTCTGCCGTTTGCGCACTGCCATCTTGTTCTTGCTGCTTGCGAAACTGCGTTGTCGTCATGCCGGTTACCCGCTTGAACAAATTGGAAAAATAATGGGCGTCATTATAGCCGACCTGATGGGCGATTTCATACGACTTTGCATTCGACGCCTGCAGCAGCTCCATTGCTTTGCGGATGCGCGTATGGGTTAGAAATTCAATAAAGGTCTGGCCCGTCTCTTGGCTGAACACTTTGCTAAGATGGCTGGGGCTGACGCGCACATGCTCCGCCGCATCATTCAGCGACAAATGATCATCGCCATAATGCTTCAAAATGTAGTCCTTCACCTGGCTCAGCATTTCGGCGTATTTATCCGCGGCGCCAGCGCGCCATTGCCAGAACTGCGCCAGCAGCGTTTGGAGATAACAGCAGGCATCCTCTTGGCTGCGTACCTCGCTCATGGCCCGCTGCAGCTTATCCAGTTGCTCCTTGGGCATATCCGGATTGCGCTGAATGGATTTGGCGATATGAACAGCTTCAATCGTCAAGTCATTAAGCAAATAATAGCCGTAAAAAGCGCCGCGCCAGTCAAGCTGCTGAAGCCCAGCTGCAAAGCTGGCGACGAAAGCCTCCGTCTTGGCGGGCGTGCCAAGCTTGAGGAAGTCGATGAAGCGCTGGCGCTGGGCGACGACCGATTGCTCGGATAAGCCGGAGGCGGCATCGCGCAGCGCCTTGCGGTTTTGCCCGGAGAGCCTGCGCCAATGCTTATCATCCTCCGCCTCCAAATAGGAGGAATGGATGCCTTGCAGGCGATCTTGAATACTGCCGATGCCGACGGCTATCGTGCAGTTGGCACTGCGCTCCGCCTGCTCCTTCCAGCTGGAGGCGAACCGCGCCAGCACCTCTTGCAGCTGCGGCAGCGAATCGCTCTTGAGCAGCCAGATCGTCTCCGTCTGGCTGCGCTTATAGGACAGCGTGCCCGGCAGAAGGGAGCTGACCGCTTCGTGCAGCAGCAGCTCCGTCTGCTGCTGGGTCGCCATATGAACGCTGGCGGAGCCTTCCGGGCAGCGAATGTCCGAGATGGCGGCTGCATAATAGCTGGCCGTCAGTCCAATTGAAAGCGAGCCGGCCTGATGGATCGCTTCGGCCGTTGTAATAAAGCCGCTGCATAAATCGCTGAGCAGCTTATGCCGCATCTGTTCTGCGCTTCCGCCTTGGGCGAGCTGCTTCTTCTCCAGCAGCTCGCGCTCATAGCGCTCGCGGTCAATGCTGCGGCTGACGTCCTGCAGCGTCCGCACGATATCGGCAGCGCTGACCGGCTTGAGGCAATATTCCTCTACGCCGACACGCAGAGCGGCACGGGCATATTCAAATTCGTCATGCCCGCTGAGAATAATGATTTTGATGTCCGGCATCCGCTCGCGGACGATGGCGCTCAGCTCCAAGCCATCCATAAACGGCATCTTGATATCGGTAATGAGGATATCCGGCTGGCGCTGCTCAATGAGCGGCAGCGCCAGCTCGCCATCAGAGGCGTCCCCGCAAAACATAAAGCCTTCTTGCTCCCAATTGATACAGTCCCGAATGCTTTCCCTGACAAGAATTTCGTCGTCAACGAGCATAACCTTTTTCATTCGGCTTCATCCTCTCCATTGGAATGCGGATCGTAACCTTGGTTCCGAGCTGGTCTTCGCTTTCTACGATAACGGTATAGGCTTCCCCGTAATAGAGGCGCAGCCGCTGCTGGACGTTATGCAGGCCGAAGCCGCCGGAAACCTCCGAGCCTGTCTCCTCGGGAATATGCTGCATGCGCAGCGCCTCGCGCAGCTCGGCAAGGCGCTCCGGCTTCATGCCGATGCCATTGTCCTCAATCATCAAATACAAGTCCGAATCTTGGCTGGCATAAGCATGTATGCGGATTAAACCTTTACCGCGTTTATTTTTAATGCCGTGATATAACGCATTTTCAACGATGGGCTGGAGCGTCATTTTCAAAATCGGCAAGTCCTTCAGCTCCTCCGGCACATCCAGCTCATATTCCAATATGTCGCGATAGCGCATCTGCTGGATGATCAAATAGCTTTGCACATGCTCCAGCTCATCCCTCAGGGCAATCCAGTCCCGCCCCCGATTGAGGCTAATGCGGAAAAAGCGCGACAGCGCCTGTACGAGCTGGATAACCTGCGCGCTGCGCCCGGCCTCCGCCATCCAGACGATGGAATCGAGCGTATTATAGAGAAAATGCGGATTAATTTGCGCTTGCAGCGTCCGCAGCTCTGCCTTCTGCAAATGCTCCTGCTCCTCAATGCTTTGCTTGAGCAGCTGCTTGATTTTCTCCAGCATAATGTTGAAGCTGTTGCCCAAATCGGCAATTTCGTCATGTCCGCTCGGCTGTACCTTGACCTCAAGAAAGCCGCTGGCTGCCAGCCGCATCTTGCTCTTCAGCAGCTGAATCGGCCGCGTCAGGCGGGCTGTAATGAAATAATGCAGCGTAATCGCAAACACGATGCTGAGCAGCACGCTGATAATGATCAGCTGGCGAATTTCATTCGCCTCGGCGACAATTTCCTGCAGCGGCACGGAGCCGACGATTTTCCAGCCCGTTGTAGACGAGGTTGTGAAGGCGACGAACTTCGGCCTGCCGATGCTGTAATCCACAAAGCTGTTTTGCTGCATAGCGAGCTGCGCGCTCAGGTCGGCTGGCGGCTGGGCCTTCGCCAAGCTCGTCATGGCCGAGGGGAGGAAGATGGGATTGCCCGCCTGATCAAGGACATAGACGTAGCCGCTTTCGCCAAGCGTAATATTTTCACAGTAACGCTCGATGATGGAATCATCCAAATCAATGACGATAAAACCGATCACCTCATGGGTAATTTGCTGCTTGACCGTTGCCATGATGGAGATGACGTTATGCTGCGAATAATGAAAGCCATCGAGACGGTCCAGCGGTGAGGCGTCCGGCGGGGGAATGTTCAATACCTCATCCGGATGGTTCAGCAAATATTGAAAATGCGGATTGCGCAGCGGATTCCTGTCCAGCTGGAACACGCCTTTACGCTCGCTTAGGCCCCGTCCATACAAGTTGACGACCGTAATGTTGAGCACACTTTCGTATTTATACGTTTCCCGGTACAAATTCATCGTTTGAATAATGGCTTTGGCATCCTCATACGTATCCGTTTGCGAAAATAAATAATGCAGCACCTGCGGGTTGTTTTCCAGCTCCAGCAGCCTTCCCGTATCCTCAAGCAGCGCATCAATATCATTGCCAAGCTGGCCCACGACGAGCATGGTCGCTGCTTTGCTGTGATCGGATACCGCATTGTACGATTTTTGATAGGAAATGAGGCCAACGGCAATCAGCGGGACGGAGGTCAAAATAATGAACATCAGCAGCAGCTTGGCCCGAAGGCTTGAGAAAATCCAGCGCATCAGCTTCATAGGTTTATAGGAACCTTTCAAATTGGAAATGTATGCGATTTCAAATCTATCCAACCTTCACTATACCAAATTGCCCCAAACCTCGCTACGCACAGATGAAGGATCGACGAAATTTCCACCTTTCGCACAAAAAATCAAACCATTTGCCGCCGTTGCTGGAAAATTACCCAAAAAATCAAATCGAACGGCTATCGGACTCCGTATCCCGGCCTTTTGAAAGCGTTCTATAATGAGGGCACGCCATAAGTTGGTGAATGACAGGGGAGGTAATACAAAGATGAAAAAAGCAGGAAAACTAGGCATGTCGCTGTTGATGGCGACGATGCTGCTCGTCACATCCGCTTGTGGAAGCGGCAATGGAGGAACGAATACGGCAGGAGCTGGCAATACCGGTGGGACGAGTGCTCCGGCAGCAGCGAGCAGCGAGCCAGCGGCAGCGCCGGCAGACAAAAAAGTGACGCTCGGCTTCGCTCAGGTTGGTGCCGAAAGCGGCTGGCGCACAGCGAATACGAATTCGATTAAGGAATCGGCGGCAGCGGTCGGCTATGACTTGAAGTTTTCCGATGCCCAGCAAAAACAAGAAAATCAAATTAAAGCGATCCGCTCCTACATTCAGCAAAAGGTGGACGTGATCGCATTTTCCCCGGTTGTGGAATCCGGCTGGGATACGGTATTGAAGGAAGCGAAGGATGCGGGCATTCCGGTTATATTGACAGACCGCGCCGTTGATTCGTCGGATACGTCGCTGTACGAGACGTTTATTGGCTCCGACTTCGTAGAAGAGGGCCGCCGCGCTGGACAGTGGCTAGTAGATAAATATAAGGATTCGACTGACGAAATCAACATTGTCGAGCTTCAGGGCACAACCGGCTCGGCGCCAGCGATTGATCGCAAAACAGGCTTTGAGGAAATCATTAAAGACCATGCCAACCTGAAGGTTATCGCTTCCCAAACGGGCGATTTCACCCGTGCGAAAGGCAACGAGGTTATGCAATCCTTCTTAAAAGCGAATAAGAAAATCGACGTTCTGTATGCTCATAATGACGACATGGCACTAGGCGCGATTCAAGCGATTGAAGCAGCAGGCCTCAAGCCGGGCGAGGACATTGTCATCATTTCAGTCGATGGCGTTAAAGACGGCTTTGTTGCGGCAAGCGAAGGCAAAATCAACTTTATCGTCGAATGCAATCCGCTGCTCGGGCCGCAATTGATGCAGGCGGTACAGGATGTACTGGATGGCAAAACGATTGAGAAGCGTATCGTGACGGAGGAAGGCGTCTTTACTTCGGAGCAGGCGAAGGCCGCGCTGCCTGACCGGAAATACTAGAAGCAGAGCTTAAAGCCAGCGAAGGAAGCCGAACAAGGCTGGTCCACGTACCAGGCGGACGGCTTCCTTTTTTCATCTTTTATCGTTCATCGCACAGGCGAAATTCCAAACCAAAGGGGAGAAGAAGATGGAGCGGGAACGCGAACCTATCCTGCAAATGAGCAATATCCATAAAGGCTTTCCAGGCGTAAAGGCTTTATCCGGCGTCAGCTTTCGCCTCTTTCCCGGCGAGATCCATGCGCTGATGGGCGAAAATGGGGCGGGCAAGTCAACCTTGATTAAGGTGCTGACTGGCGTGTATTCCATTGATCACGGCACGGTGGAGCTTGCGCGTCAGCGTATGGCTATCGATAGTCCTCAAGCGGCGCAAACGGCCGGCATTAGTACGGTTTATCAGGAAGTAAATCTATGTCCGAATTTGACAGTTGCTGAAAATATTTTTATCGGCCGCGAGCCGCGTCGTTTTGGCCGTATTTTATGGAAAGAAATGAATGCGGCAGCCGAGAAGCTGCTGCTCGAACGCTTGCAAATTCGATTGGATGTAAAGCTGCCATTATCGGCTTATTCCGTCGCCATTCAGCAGCTTGTTGCGATTGCGCGGGCGTTGAACATTTCGGCGAAGGTGCTCATCTTGGATGAGCCGACGTCGAGTTTGGACCGCAATGAAGTGAAGCAGCTGTTTGAGGTCATGAACAAGCTGAAGGCGGAAGGGCTGGCCATTTTGTTCGTCACGCATTTTCTGGATCAGGTATATGAGGTGTCCGATCGAATAACCATTCTCCGGGGCGGAGAATTTGTAGGGGAGTATTTGGCCAAGGAGCTTCCCCGGATAGAGCTCGTATCGAAAATGATCGGCAAGGAGCTGCAGCAGCTCGATGCGCTGCCGCGTGAGAAAGAGGCGGCTGCGGCTGCCGAGTCTTCGCAGCAATTGGTTATTGAAGCGAAGGCGCTTGGCCGCAAAGGGGCAATTGAGCCGTTCGACCTCCATATTCGCAAGGGAGAGGTCGTTGGCCTTGCCGGCTTGCTCGGCTCGGGAAGGACGGAGCTGGCGCGGCTGTTCTTCGGCGCAGATAAGCCTGATGAGGGCGCGCTGCGGGTGAACGGAGTGAAGGAGGGCATCGCTTCGCCGCGCGAGGCGATCGACCAGGGAATTGCCTTTTGCCCGGAAAACCGCAAAACAGAAGGCATTATCGACGAGCTGACGGTTCGTGAAAATATGATTCTCGCCCTGCAGGCGACGCGCGGCTGGTTCCGCGCCATTCCCCGCAAGCGGCAGGATGAGCTGGCTGATGAATATATCAAGGCGCTCAACATTAATCCGCCGAACCCGGAGCAGTTGATTAAGAACCTTAGCGGCGGCAACCAGCAGAAAGTCATTCTTGGCCGCTGGCTGCTGACGCAGCCGAAGCTGCTCATTCTTGATGAGCCGACGCGCGGCATTGACGTCGGCGCAAAGGCGGAAATTCAGAAGCTTGTGCTGAAGCTGTCGGGCCAAGGCATGTCGGTGCTGTTCGTCTCCTCGGAGCTGGAGGAGGTGCTGCGGGTCAGCGACCGGATCGCCGTGCTGCGGGACCATGTCGTAGTCAAGGAAATAGAAGAAGATGAAATGAGCCAGCAGCAGCTTATGCAGGCGATGGCAGGGGAGTGAGCAAGCATGGTGAAGCACCATTTATTTTGGCCGCTGGTGATGCTGGGGGCGCTGTTATTATTTAATTTGCTGTATGAGCCGGATTTTTTCTCCGTGCAAATGCGGGCTGGCAAGCTGTACGGCAGCTTGATTGATATTTTGAATTTTGGCGCGCCGCTTATTCTAGTAGCTATCGGCATGACGCTCGTCATTGCCACGAAGGGCATCGACCTGTCGGTCGGCTCAATCGTGGCTATCTCAGGAGCTATGGCCTGCATGACGCTCGCCCAAGGCACGGATCAGAATATGCTGGGCCTTGTGTTTGGCGCAGTCGCCATTGCGCTTGTGCTGGCGCTTGTACTGGGCCTTTGGAACGGCATGCTGGTGGCGGCCTTCGGCATTCAGCCGAT from the Paenibacillus sp. BIHB 4019 genome contains:
- a CDS encoding response regulator codes for the protein MKKVMLVDDEILVRESIRDCINWEQEGFMFCGDASDGELALPLIEQRQPDILITDIKMPFMDGLELSAIVRERMPDIKIIILSGHDEFEYARAALRVGVEEYCLKPVSAADIVRTLQDVSRSIDRERYERELLEKKQLAQGGSAEQMRHKLLSDLCSGFITTAEAIHQAGSLSIGLTASYYAAAISDIRCPEGSASVHMATQQQTELLLHEAVSSLLPGTLSYKRSQTETIWLLKSDSLPQLQEVLARFASSWKEQAERSANCTIAVGIGSIQDRLQGIHSSYLEAEDDKHWRRLSGQNRKALRDAASGLSEQSVVAQRQRFIDFLKLGTPAKTEAFVASFAAGLQQLDWRGAFYGYYLLNDLTIEAVHIAKSIQRNPDMPKEQLDKLQRAMSEVRSQEDACCYLQTLLAQFWQWRAGAADKYAEMLSQVKDYILKHYGDDHLSLNDAAEHVRVSPSHLSKVFSQETGQTFIEFLTHTRIRKAMELLQASNAKSYEIAHQVGYNDAHYFSNLFKRVTGMTTTQFRKQQEQDGSAQTAEGVHHHASSGIIISP
- a CDS encoding sensor histidine kinase; the encoded protein is MKLMRWIFSSLRAKLLLMFIILTSVPLIAVGLISYQKSYNAVSDHSKAATMLVVGQLGNDIDALLEDTGRLLELENNPQVLHYLFSQTDTYEDAKAIIQTMNLYRETYKYESVLNITVVNLYGRGLSERKGVFQLDRNPLRNPHFQYLLNHPDEVLNIPPPDASPLDRLDGFHYSQHNVISIMATVKQQITHEVIGFIVIDLDDSIIERYCENITLGESGYVYVLDQAGNPIFLPSAMTSLAKAQPPADLSAQLAMQQNSFVDYSIGRPKFVAFTTSSTTGWKIVGSVPLQEIVAEANEIRQLIIISVLLSIVFAITLHYFITARLTRPIQLLKSKMRLAASGFLEVKVQPSGHDEIADLGNSFNIMLEKIKQLLKQSIEEQEHLQKAELRTLQAQINPHFLYNTLDSIVWMAEAGRSAQVIQLVQALSRFFRISLNRGRDWIALRDELEHVQSYLIIQQMRYRDILEYELDVPEELKDLPILKMTLQPIVENALYHGIKNKRGKGLIRIHAYASQDSDLYLMIEDNGIGMKPERLAELREALRMQHIPEETGSEVSGGFGLHNVQQRLRLYYGEAYTVIVESEDQLGTKVTIRIPMERMKPNEKGYAR
- a CDS encoding ABC transporter substrate-binding protein, which encodes MKKAGKLGMSLLMATMLLVTSACGSGNGGTNTAGAGNTGGTSAPAAASSEPAAAPADKKVTLGFAQVGAESGWRTANTNSIKESAAAVGYDLKFSDAQQKQENQIKAIRSYIQQKVDVIAFSPVVESGWDTVLKEAKDAGIPVILTDRAVDSSDTSLYETFIGSDFVEEGRRAGQWLVDKYKDSTDEINIVELQGTTGSAPAIDRKTGFEEIIKDHANLKVIASQTGDFTRAKGNEVMQSFLKANKKIDVLYAHNDDMALGAIQAIEAAGLKPGEDIVIISVDGVKDGFVAASEGKINFIVECNPLLGPQLMQAVQDVLDGKTIEKRIVTEEGVFTSEQAKAALPDRKY
- a CDS encoding sugar ABC transporter ATP-binding protein translates to MEREREPILQMSNIHKGFPGVKALSGVSFRLFPGEIHALMGENGAGKSTLIKVLTGVYSIDHGTVELARQRMAIDSPQAAQTAGISTVYQEVNLCPNLTVAENIFIGREPRRFGRILWKEMNAAAEKLLLERLQIRLDVKLPLSAYSVAIQQLVAIARALNISAKVLILDEPTSSLDRNEVKQLFEVMNKLKAEGLAILFVTHFLDQVYEVSDRITILRGGEFVGEYLAKELPRIELVSKMIGKELQQLDALPREKEAAAAAESSQQLVIEAKALGRKGAIEPFDLHIRKGEVVGLAGLLGSGRTELARLFFGADKPDEGALRVNGVKEGIASPREAIDQGIAFCPENRKTEGIIDELTVRENMILALQATRGWFRAIPRKRQDELADEYIKALNINPPNPEQLIKNLSGGNQQKVILGRWLLTQPKLLILDEPTRGIDVGAKAEIQKLVLKLSGQGMSVLFVSSELEEVLRVSDRIAVLRDHVVVKEIEEDEMSQQQLMQAMAGE